A genomic segment from Zerene cesonia ecotype Mississippi chromosome 7, Zerene_cesonia_1.1, whole genome shotgun sequence encodes:
- the LOC119840654 gene encoding leukocyte receptor cluster member 8 homolog: MSENTSKEPPLQTMSGMPPNHNPWMYGLYNPYNSYQSGMYPHFTQYFNPMANNAGYHNETQFQQNKDSKSDFGHMQFSKPPPPLLGMSPLDTNRPYFNQSPIRFNLNSNRKSTPIPPNENPLLLNHNNNNNNKKKRKKGNNKNIGDNDTSMLPPLPDHPPPLPPCPPPDDLPKPPPPPLDVPLPPPLATEDIPEPLGEPKDSISIEGTSEFMSDSDSSNFLQTSSIQTSAGTWPESLERYIKRCYEKCKTGFDRDQIDICLKGRITAAANKEEIWTRNWDEEPIPSVHSERNNLQVKPVQGTLSLYQKNENTPQNNKLKQILAAKAFSASKNTQRRRRQLSHSRSRSRSPTKKRHSTSSASGDEVEEKKIFKSKGKQKIKERLSLDSKKNDKYAKKAKKVTYSAFQVEDVQGNAEKLQKRAERFANSNVPSIASSLQVNPNKLEPSPRRPILMDTEGDYELNNIHIVGTCLDIEKSFLRLTRAPEACEVRPVSVLRNSLRNVKDKWIERQDYRYACDQLKSIRQDLTVQGVRDSFTVEVYETHARIALEKGDHEEFNQCQTQLKMLYSELPESRTNAAEFTAYRILYYLFTKNTLDLTTIFKFLTKEDRENDCIKHALNTRCAWATGNLHKFFILYKTAPLMAGYLMDWFVERERKQYLKYIIKSYRQSVPVEFITKELAFESSTKAFEFLNQFPLSYTGCDQTQIDCKASLPAIANI; this comes from the exons ATGTCTGAAAATACATCTAAGGAACCACCCTTGCAAACTATGAGTGGAATGCCTCCAAACCACAATCCGTGGATGTATGGTTTATATAATCCTTATAACAGTTATCAAAGTGGAATGTATCCGCACttcacacaatattttaatcctATGGCAAACAACGCTGGATATCATAATGAAACACAATTTCAGCAAAATAAAGATTCTAAATCTGATTTCGGCCATATGCAGTTTTCAAAACCGCCACCGCCTTTACTAGGAATGTCTCCACTTGACACAAATCGGCCTTATTTCAATCAGTCGCCTATCAGATTTAATCTTAACAGCAATCGTAAATCGACACCCATTCCTCCCAACGAAAATCCGCTTTTACTCAATCACaataacaacaacaataataagaaaaagcGTAAAAagggaaacaataaaaatattggtgATAATGATACTTCCATGCTACCACCGTTGCCTGATCACCCACCTCCATTACCGCCTTGTCCACCCCCAGATGATCTTCCCAAGCCACCTCCGCCTCCTTTAGATGTCCCTTTGCCTCCACCTTTAGCAACTGAAGATATTCCAGAGCCTCTAGGTGAACCTAAAGACTCAATATCTATAGAGGGAACATCTGAATTTATGTCCGACAGTGATTCCTCAAACTTTTTGCAAACATCTTCAATTCAAACATCAGCTGGAACATGGCCTGAAAGTTTAGAGAGGTACATTAAAAGGTGTTACGAAAAGTGTAAAACAGGTTTTGATCGTGATCAAATAGACATTTGCTTAAAAGGACGAATTACAGCAGCAGCTAATAAGGAAGAAATTTGGACCCGGAATTGGGATGAAGAACCTATACCTAGTGTACATagtgaaagaaataatttgCAAGTAAAGCCAGTTCAAGGAACATTAAGTTTATATCAAAAGAATGAAAATACTccacaaaataataagcttAAGCAAATATTGGCAGCAAAAGCATTTAGTGCatcaaaaaatacacaaagaaGGAGGCGTCAGCTTTCTCATAGTAGATCAAGATCACGGAGTCCAACTAAAAAAAGGCATAG taCCTCGTCTGCTTCTGGTGATGAAGTTGAAgaaaaaaagattttcaaaAGCAAGGgtaaacagaaaattaaaGAGAGATTGTCATTGGACTCAAAGAAAAATGATAAGTATGCAAAAAAAGCCAAAAAGGTAACATATAGTGCGTTTCAAGTTGAGGATGTACAAGGTAATGCTGAAAAGCTGCAAAAGAGGGCAGAAAGGTTTGCTAATAGCAATGTGCCCTCCATTGCAAGTTCATTACAGGTAAATCCTAATAAACTGGAGCCAAGTCCCAGGAGACCAATTTTGATGGATACAGAAGGAGATTATGagcttaataatatacatatagtagGTACTTGTTTAGATATTGAAAAGTCATTCTTAAGGCTTACAAGAGCACCGGAAGCATGTGAGGTCCGGCCTGTTTCTGTTTTAAGAAACTCACTTAGAAATGTTAAGGACAAATGGATAGAGCGACAAGATTATAGATATGCATGTGatcaattaaaatctattcgaCAGGATTTAAca GTACAAGGTGTAAGGGATAGTTTTACTGTAGAGGTTTATGAAACACATGCTCGGATAGCATTAGAGAAGGGTGATCATGAGGAGTTTAATCAGTGCCAGACTCAGTTGAAAATGTTATACTCAGAGTTACCAGAAAGTAGAACTAATGCTGCAGAATTTACTGCAtacagaatattatattatctgtttaCTAAGAATACTCTgg atttaacaacaatatttaaatttttaactaaagaGGATAGAGAGAATGACTGTATTAAACATGCTTTAAATACAAGATGTGCTTGGGCAACAGGCAATCTGCACAAATTTTTCATTCTTTACAAGACTGCACCTTTGATGGCTGGTTACCTCATGGACTGGTTTGTGGAGCGCGAGCGGAAGCAGTACCTCAAATACATCATAAAGTC CTACAGACAGAGTGTTCCTGTGGAGTTCATCACAAAGGAGCTGGCATTTGAGTCGAGTACTAAGGCCTTTGagtttttaaatcagtttcCTCTTTCATACACTGGTTGCGACCAGACTCAAATTGATTGCAAAGCCAGCCTGCCAGCTAttgcaaatatataa
- the LOC119840903 gene encoding uncharacterized protein LOC119840903 isoform X1, whose translation MRRARSVTGPLRRAHPASGATWNVQVVRGKMSSQCLWHACRALSAGLLLMLLGGAMAVIGYYADTLSVAQEVRGNATVSVKDEARGFHLNNLSYAGPIVMGFGGFIVVAACVMTFEARDSAAKVTPARPQAIPRPLPRRGPCATPARLDQLGVYRLPHVLPLPHALPLPQTHRIRPPHTRKRGGERAKEKARFGSAPDLRSASGRAPLPVTALRRPLRRYALSVDEPPQSAVSASAAESECGSQSSLALDLHGSGACAGVTLRVRDNTRRRPLARQQRLVDDISQPVSGERMNAINGIEESPPRLNHEVTTDNVEMVHLSIEREIRACSAPPLSSPPPSPMSTLQTETRICIEPEENKDTNEHTSPLCNNNENNDIIEDTNN comes from the exons ATGAGACGTGCGCGGAGTGTGACTGGGCCCCTACGGCGCGCCCACCCCGCGTCCGGGGCCACCTGGAATGTCCAG GTTGTGAGGGGGAAAATGAGTTCACAATGTTTATGGCATGCGTGTCGCGCGCTGTCTGCTGGATTATTACTGATGCTGTTGGGTGGAGCTATGGCAGTCATag GTTACTACGCAGATACATTATCAGTAGCTCAGGAAGTGCGAGGAAACGCGACTGTCTCAGTGAAAGACGAGGCGCGAGGCTTCCACctcaataatttatcatacgCGGGACCTATTGTTATGGGATTTGGAG GTTTCATCGTAGTCGCTGCGTGTGTGATGACATTTGAGGCTCGAGACAGTGCGGCCAAAGTCACTCCCGCGCGGCCCCAAGCGATACCTCGCCCGTTGCCGCGAAGGGGCCCCTGCGCCACCCCAGCTAGGCTTGACCAACTCGGCGTGTATAGATTACCCCACGTACTTCCCTTACCACATGCATTACCTCTCCCACAAACTCACAGGATACGACCACCACACACACgcaaaag AGGTGGTGAACGAGCTAAAGAAAAAGCACGCTTCGGGTCAGCGCCCGATTTGCGTAGCGCTAGCGGTCGCGCTCCGTTGCCGGTTACTGCATTACGACGACCGCTACGGCGCTACGCGCTTTCTGTAGATGAGCCCCCGCAATCAGCCGTCAG TGCTAGCGCAGCTGAATCGGAGTGTGGCTCACAGTCGTCTCTTGCACTCGACTTGCATGGTAGTGGCGCATGTGCGGGAGTGACATTACGAGTTCGGGACAACACGCGTCGACGACCTCTTGCGCGGCAGCAACGTCTTGTTGACGACATATCACAAC ctgTTTCGGGGGAACGAATGAATGCTATAAATGGGATTGAGGAATCGCCGCCAAG aTTGAATCACGAGGTTACAACAGACAATGTAGAAATGGTTCATCTCTCTATCGAAAGAGAGATCCGAGCATGCAGCGCACCGCCTTTGTCATCTCCGCCGCCATCACCTATGTCCACTTTACAGACTGAAACACGTATATGTATTGAACCAGAAGAAAATAAAGACACAAACGAACATACTTCACcgttatgtaataataatgaaaacaatgaTATAATAGAAGACactaataattga
- the LOC119840903 gene encoding uncharacterized protein LOC119840903 isoform X2, producing the protein MRRARSVTGPLRRAHPASGATWNVQVVRGKMSSQCLWHACRALSAGLLLMLLGGAMAVIGYYADTLSVAQEVRGNATVSVKDEARGFHLNNLSYAGPIVMGFGGFIVVAACVMTFEARDSAAKVTPARPQAIPRPLPRRGPCATPARLDQLGVYRLPHVLPLPHALPLPQTHRIRPPHTRKSASAAESECGSQSSLALDLHGSGACAGVTLRVRDNTRRRPLARQQRLVDDISQPVSGERMNAINGIEESPPRLNHEVTTDNVEMVHLSIEREIRACSAPPLSSPPPSPMSTLQTETRICIEPEENKDTNEHTSPLCNNNENNDIIEDTNN; encoded by the exons ATGAGACGTGCGCGGAGTGTGACTGGGCCCCTACGGCGCGCCCACCCCGCGTCCGGGGCCACCTGGAATGTCCAG GTTGTGAGGGGGAAAATGAGTTCACAATGTTTATGGCATGCGTGTCGCGCGCTGTCTGCTGGATTATTACTGATGCTGTTGGGTGGAGCTATGGCAGTCATag GTTACTACGCAGATACATTATCAGTAGCTCAGGAAGTGCGAGGAAACGCGACTGTCTCAGTGAAAGACGAGGCGCGAGGCTTCCACctcaataatttatcatacgCGGGACCTATTGTTATGGGATTTGGAG GTTTCATCGTAGTCGCTGCGTGTGTGATGACATTTGAGGCTCGAGACAGTGCGGCCAAAGTCACTCCCGCGCGGCCCCAAGCGATACCTCGCCCGTTGCCGCGAAGGGGCCCCTGCGCCACCCCAGCTAGGCTTGACCAACTCGGCGTGTATAGATTACCCCACGTACTTCCCTTACCACATGCATTACCTCTCCCACAAACTCACAGGATACGACCACCACACACACgcaaaag TGCTAGCGCAGCTGAATCGGAGTGTGGCTCACAGTCGTCTCTTGCACTCGACTTGCATGGTAGTGGCGCATGTGCGGGAGTGACATTACGAGTTCGGGACAACACGCGTCGACGACCTCTTGCGCGGCAGCAACGTCTTGTTGACGACATATCACAAC ctgTTTCGGGGGAACGAATGAATGCTATAAATGGGATTGAGGAATCGCCGCCAAG aTTGAATCACGAGGTTACAACAGACAATGTAGAAATGGTTCATCTCTCTATCGAAAGAGAGATCCGAGCATGCAGCGCACCGCCTTTGTCATCTCCGCCGCCATCACCTATGTCCACTTTACAGACTGAAACACGTATATGTATTGAACCAGAAGAAAATAAAGACACAAACGAACATACTTCACcgttatgtaataataatgaaaacaatgaTATAATAGAAGACactaataattga
- the LOC119840652 gene encoding vacuolar protein sorting-associated protein 8 homolog yields MDLLKTPSIPSLLDSDLESVDSYPYDEYEELDEVEYALPVSEAPTLEEVLSSDVSEQVNIAEEVTEKDPKEPATCSALQVDFLQAVSQQLSQAEERSSAGPATALSVGTNGRLTVGTAHGHLLSFHDQTLRWVCDNNGDCGAVTCLSYSNDNTRLLAGFARGHVYQYESVRGVVLRKVTLGGETWGTLRVTWAGNAGLALDTGGSVWLMKFSRPLGVRSAKVSCLFSGARGEVVTMTARDARILALATLSRVIIVAGGRAAGVRLDGPADILPVLEWFDTNNRLLVCARGLVLQWLAVTISASNLGLKPIKQIELKTTPLWLGWLGGSLTIFDSEENLRLWGDDYDKPLDLSHIEPVYASAFFKGHWTDGRVSRAMCKAGESALAGACISEGTLSILGRRGIVRIGPRDILTRAQAFMSSGHHLQALRLLCSTQGSKAKALASDFVINLSERPHIVSNKNVAVQVVKLCLKFNLHEELWTCLWENCSNEKAFVEALGDAAVRGEMSEHPPTPDFTQALIEKLADLEPELVERVVASLPLTAIDPHRASVFTRERKLWRGVGAIAAALDGCSGAMRSLVQYVEAGCGQRGRCACAGAALVLAAADALAARSPAARPLPAHARPSARHDALTTLLHEEEGRPSPLRVMVNHDTGSAVRLLEQSSREPPFAGPLGKQNRLRVARALLSFIDDMPEYERRLEILEFVTGQLHNGSLPLDQELIQKVQDLVTRTEGEKTDRAWLSVLMRVRAQRDQLLPGYRNAIPRSRILWRIDALLGNHEQALKEFFQLKNPSEVDIDELFEYVQSNSEVVPDFRNIMREHLPALIKLRPIAAAELLNDDQPIDVVATTMQTLPSERALEFGKCLLEMGRLKGHATTIYLRCLCTSQPDYVKDFLTNHAGLVKPEDALSIVKELGPKDAEPICLEATGDHMAALEAFLELIAAADSEKENNLVLQACELCVRIGPTVPAQTAADMWTRLLRNISSVPPASLFEAIAYLPLEELLVKTCNSAQVGRILADGASGAAMWRCANRIAGREAHEALARALSAARRGVAVRGRCVRCDAPLHERVGARTAHCARAYHADCEPFPLCDCGRRLPSAVVNLPPLHTRQITIPQEYKLLLVAPPRPDLEGVV; encoded by the exons TTAGATGAAGTTGAATATGCTTTACCAGTAAGTGAAGCCCCTACTTTAGAAGAAGTTTTATCATCTGATGTGAGTGAACAAGTTAATATTGCTGAAGAAGTAACAGAAAAAGACCCAAAGGAACCAGCAACCTGCTCAGCTTTACAAGTTGATTTCTTACAAGCTGTTTCTCAACAATTATCTCAAGCAGag gaGCGTTCATCAGCAGGCCCAGCCACAGCCTTAAGTGTTGGAACTAACGGGAGATTAACAGTTGGAACCGCTCATGGCCATTTACTCTCCTTTCATGATCAGACATTACGCTGGGTTTGTGATAATAATGGAGATTGTGGTGCTGTTACTTGTTTATCATATAGCAATGATAACACTAGACTCTTAGCAGGTTTCGCCCGAGGGCATGTATATCAGTACGAAAGCGTGCGTGGTGTCGTATTACGTAAAGTTACTCTTGGTGGAGAAACATGGGGTACATTAAGAGTGACTTGGGCAGGAAATGCTGGATTAGCTCTCGATACTGGGGGATCAGTGTGGCTCATGAAATTTTCACGGCCCTTAGGAGTTAGATCTGCTAAAGTATCATGTCTCTTTTCTGGAGCTAGAGGGGAAGTTGTGACAATGACAGCTAGAGATGCTCGTATTTTAGCACTAGCAACACTTTCTCGTGTCATAATTGTGGCAGGTGGTCGAGCCGCTGGCGTACGATTAGATGGACCAGCAGATATATTACCTGTCCTAGAATGGTTTGACACTAATAACAGATTACTAGTATGTGCTAGAGGGCTGGTTCTCCAATGGCTTGCAGTTACCATATCTGCGAGCAACTTAGGACTTAAACctattaaacaaattgaattaaaaacaactcCACTGTGGCTCGGATGGCTTGGAGGTAGCTTGACAATATTCGATTCTGAAGAAAATCTCCGCTTGTGGGGTGATGATTATGATAAACCATTAGATTTGTCTCACATAGAACCTGTTTATGCCTCTGCGTTTTTTAAG GGTCATTGGACGGATGGTCGAGTATCGCGCGCTATGTGTAAAGCAGGAGAGAGTGCCCTTGCTGGAGCTTGTATATCTGAGGGCACATTGTCTATTCTTGGTCGCCGCGGGATTGTGCGTATTGGGCCCCGAGATATACTCACTAGAGCTCAGGCGTTTATGTCTTCTGGTCATCATTTACAAGCTTTGCGATTACTTTGTTCTACCCAAGGCTCCAAAGCAAAGGCGCTTGCTAgtgattttgttattaaccTGTCAGAAAGACCCCACATTGTCAGTAATAAGAATGTTGCTGTACAAGTTGTGAAACTCTGTCTTAAGTTTAACTTGCA cgAAGAGCTTTGGACTTGTTTATGGGAGAATTGCTCAAATGAAAAAGCTTTCGTAGAAGCGCTAGGTGACGCCGCGGTTCGGGGTGAAATGTCGGAACACCCGCCCACACCTGATTTTACACAG GCCTTAATTGAGAAACTAGCAGACCTTGAACCAGAGCTAGTGGAGCGAGTGGTCGCATCTTTACCACTCACTGCTATTGATCCACACCGGGCTAGTGTTTTCACGAGAGAAAGGAAGCTTTGGCGCGGGGTCGGAGCTATTGCAGCTGCATTGG ACGGATGCAGCGGTGCGATGCGCTCGCTAGTGCAGTACGTGGAGGCGGGGTGCGGGCAGCGCGGGCGGTGCGCGTGCGCGGGCGCCGCGCTGGTGCTGGCCGCCGCCGACGCGCTGGCCGCGCGCTCGCCCGCCGCGCGCCCGCTGCCCGCGCACGCCAGGCCCTCCGCCAGGCACGACGCGCTCACCACCTTGCTGCATGAGGAG GAAGGCCGTCCGTCGCCACTCCGCGTGATGGTGAACCATGACACGGGCTCAGCCGTGCGGCTTCTGGAGCAGAGCTCGCGCGAGCCGCCCTTCGCCGGCCCGCTCGGCAAACAGAACAGACTGAGGGTGGCTCGCGCTCTCCTATCTTTCATCGATGATATGCCG gAATACGAAAGAAGATTGGAAATTTTAGAATTCGTGACTGGGCAACTGCATAATGGATCGCTCCCATTGGACCAAGAGTTGATTCAGAAAGTGCAAGACCTTGTTACAAGAACAGAAGGTGAAAAGACCGATCGTGCTTGGCTCTCGGTTCTGATGCGTGTACGCGCGCAGAGGGATCAGCTTTTACCTGGTTATCGAAACGCTATTCCGCGATCAAGAATACTCTGGCGAATAGATGCCCTGTTGGGCAATCACGAGCAAgctttgaaagaatttttccaaCTTAAAAATCCATCTGAAGTGGACATTGATGAACTATTCGAGTATGTTCAATCGAATTCGGAAGTAGTTCCGGATTTCAGAAATATAATGCGCGAGCATCTACCTGCACTTATTAAACTGCGGCCAATAGCTGCAGCAGAGTTACTGAACGACGACCAGCCAATAGACGTTGTCGCCACTACAATGCAAACTCTACCAAGTGAACGAGCCTTGGAGTTTGGTAAGTGCCTTCTCGAAATGGGACGTCTTAAAGGTCATGCAACAACTATATACTTACGATGTCTTTGTACTTCGCAACCTGACTATGTAAAAGATTTCCTAACAAACCACGCCGGACTTGTGAAGCCGGAAGACGCTTTATCTATTGTAAAAGAATTAGGGCCAAAGGATGCCGAACCGATATGTTTAGAGGCGACCGGCGATCACATGGCGGCCCTCGAAGCATTTTTGGAATTGATTGCGGCCGCCGATTCGGAGAAGGAGAATAATTTAGTATTGCAAGCGTGCGAGTTATGCGTGAGAATCGGGCCCACGGTGCCAGCGCAGACCGCAGCAGATATGTGGACGCGTCTCCTCAGAAACATCAGCTCGGTTCCGCCGGCTTCGCTCTTCGAAGCGATAGCGTACTTGCCGCTGGAGGAATTGCTAGTCAAAACGTGTAATTCGGCGCAGGTGGGCCGGATCCTGGCGGACGGGGCTAGCGGGGCGGCCATGTGGCGCTGCGCGAACAGAATAGCGGGGCGGGAGGCGCACGAGGCCCTAGCGCGCGCGCTGAGCGCGGCCAGGCGCGGCGTGGCCGTGCGCGGCCGCTGCGTCCGCTGCGACGCGCCGCTGCACGAGCGGGTGGGCGCGCGCACCGCCCACTGCGCCCGCGCTTACCACGCCGACTGCGAACCGTTCCCCCTGTGCGACTGCGGGCGACGACTCCCGAGCGCTGTCGTCAACCTTCCGCCCCTTCACACCAGACAGATTACCATTCCTCAAGAGTATAAACTTTTACTTGTTGCGCCTCCCCGGCCAGATTTAGAAGGCGTCGTGTGA
- the LOC119840664 gene encoding uncharacterized protein C16orf52 homolog A, producing the protein MDKLTVISGTLFMAADVFAIVSLAMPDWIITDVGGDTRLGLMWSCITLYNRPQVCFTPDLQPEWLLALICIFIGCICITTTVILLASSHFDRNVIPYARWVGFAAMVVFCLAAVIFPMGFHVDEIGGQPYQLPNSHQVGISYILFVLSLWITVISELFAGKVCLPHF; encoded by the exons ATGGATAAATTAACAGTTATATCCGGAACACTTTTCATGGCCGCAGACGTATTTGCCATTGTGAGTCTTGCAATGCCCGATTGGATAATAACAGACGTTGGAG GGGACACGAGACTCGGCTTAATGTGGTCATGTATTACTTTATACAATCGCCCCCAAGTTTGTTTTACTCCTGACCTTCAGCCTGAATGGTTACTGGCTTTGATTTGTATATTCATAGGATGCATCTGCATAACAACTACAGTTATTCTTTTAGCATCTAGCCACTTTGATCGCAATGTCATTCCATATGCAAGATGGGTAGGATTTGCTGCAA TGGTAGTCTTCTGCCTTGCAGCTGTTATATTCCCAATGGGTTTTCATGTAGATGAAATTGGAGGCCAGCCTTACCAGTTGCCTAACAGCCATCAAGTGGGAATCTCTTACATACTATTTGTATTATCATTGTGGATTACTGTGATATCAGAATTATTTGCAGGAAAAGTGTGTTTACCTCACTTTTAA